Genomic DNA from Bacillota bacterium:
GTTTCCCACCAGGAGTGGAGCCGGGGCGAGAGTGCCTTCCTGGCCAACGTGAAGGAGGAGGCAGTGCCTGCGTGAGGGAGGAGCGCGTGGGGGCCGGGAGTGTCGTGCTATAATGGGTGTGGACCGACTTGGGTCTGAGGGAACGGTGCACTGCGAGGGGAGCAACTTCCGTGGATAAGCTTGACCGCATCACAGTTGATCCCAATATCTGCCTGGGTCAGCCTACGATCCGGGGCATGCGGATTACCGTGAGTGTCATCCTGAAGATGCTGGCCAGCGGCAAGTCGATCAATGACGTGTTGCAAGCCTATCCCGAGCTGGAAGAAGAGGACGTCAAACAGGCGATAAAGTACGCGGCATGGGTGTTGTCTGATCAGATCCAGATGGTACCAAGCGCGGGAACATGAGTAAGCGTCAAATAGCGCCCACCTCCGAGAACGCCCGAGGTGAACATCACCAGAA
This window encodes:
- a CDS encoding DUF433 domain-containing protein, with protein sequence MDKLDRITVDPNICLGQPTIRGMRITVSVILKMLASGKSINDVLQAYPELEEEDVKQAIKYAAWVLSDQIQMVPSAGT